A region of Vigna radiata var. radiata cultivar VC1973A chromosome 6, Vradiata_ver6, whole genome shotgun sequence DNA encodes the following proteins:
- the LOC106763398 gene encoding exocyst complex component EXO70B1 has translation MTSVYSYFVDTKVKGKPDVYSVVSNAAFAIMSLGLSTFSPFGFEVDLLYFFCGVLMVQLMKIKLWLIIVGGCFSYSLNILHSTLDTDQRSYDLLNITIDPRSQSQSQVSTAGVSPPDSPRVHVPVPSQADPIPLCSPLQRGNSRRVLAKRDFMSHIEELEKENEKVINTILKLVGGYLKANVVNEDQIAVPEIQADDNLVKDMLPSDLIDKLRYNGKLMFQNECRSLYSSCRKLFLKECLSKLGLEVEELNVEDFDKMEKIGSLIKALNITVRILFPNERILCDHVFLESYNADISFAEVCTELSVSLLRFVNTLATENHQWSYHLVHVIPNVFKTLIDLIPMFDSLFYGQLFSESLRNGAILVGKRLGVFVELESLIHREVAKETVPNGGIHPTTHRVMDYLREVFTNAEIFPIRRGISSFSDQVARIIKVLDTNLEAKSKSYTNPALGHVFMINNLMFLQFGEDYIYGEILGQGWYKSKINQHIELYQRSSWEKILELLKISRRELLAESMEKKVKLFNQQFNEICKAHSEWLIFDDELRGVVVKSVENTLLPTYGTFIGIIHDVVGKDAYKFNWYGIQNIQDRLSHLFSVKIAEG, from the coding sequence ATGACTTCTGTGTACTCCTATTTCGTTGATACAAAAGTGAAAGGAAAACCGGATGTGTATAGCGTAGTTTCGAATGCTGCATTTGCTATTATGTCTTTGGGTTTATCAACTTTTAGTCCCTTTGGATTCGAGGTTGATCTCCTGTATTTTTTCTGTGGAGTTCTAATGGTGCAGctcatgaaaattaaactaTGGTTGATCATTGTTGGAGGGTGTTTCAGTTATTCCCTCAACATTCTTCATTCCACTTTAGATACTGATCAACGCTCATATGATCTTCTAAACATTACCATTGATCCAcgatcacaatcacaatcacaagTAAGCACTGCTGGTGTTTCTCCACCTGATTCACCACGTGTTCATGTTCCTGTTCCTTCCCAAGCTGATCCTATCCCTCTTTGTTCACCATTACAACGAGGCAATAGTCGTAGAGTTCTTGCCAAGAGGGACTTTATGAGTCATATAGAAGAGCTTGAAAAGGAGAATGAAAAGGTTATAAACACAATTTTGAAGCTTGTGGGTGGATACCTTAAGGCTAATGTTGTGAATGAAGACCAGATTGCAGTGCCGGAAATACAAGCTGACGACAACTTGGTGAAAGACATGTTACCGTCGGACCTCATCGACAAACTTCGTTACAATGGGAAGCTGATGTTTCAGAATGAGTGCCGCAGTTTGTACAGCAGTTGTAGGAAGTTGTTTCTGAAGGAGTGTTTATCAAAACTCGGGTTGGAAGTTGAAGAGCTCAATGTGGAGGACTTTGACAAGATGGAGAAGATAGGGAGTTTGATAAAAGCTTTGAACATAACCGTGAGAATACTGTTTCCCAATGAAAGGATTCTCTGTGATCACGTATTCCTAGAGTCTTACAATGCAGATATCTCATTTGCTGAGGTTTGCACGGAATTGAGTGTCAGTCTGTTAAGATTTGTGAATACATTAGCAACTGAGAATCATCAATGGTCTTACCATCTGGTCCATGTCATTCCCAACGTGTTCAAGACTTTGATTGATCTGATTCCTATGTTCGATTCACTGTTTTATGGTCAGCTGTTTAGCGAATCACTCAGAAATGGTGCAATTCTTGTCGGGAAGAGACTGGGTGTTTTTGTTGAGTTGGAGAGTCTCATTCACCGAGAAGTGGCTAAGGAGACTGTTCCCAATGGTGGGATTCATCCAACAACCCACAGAGTGATGGATTATCTGAGAGAAGTTTTCACAAATGCTGAGATTTTCCCAATTAGAAGAGGAATATCTTCATTTTCAGATCAGGTAGCTAGGATAATAAAAGTTTTAGACACAAATTTGGAAGCCAAGTCCAAAAGCTACACAAACCCAGCATTAGGCCatgtttttatgataaataatttgatgtttttacAATTTGGGGAAGATTATATATATGGAGAGATTTTAGGACAAGGTTGGTACAAGTCAAAGATCAACCAGCATATTGAACTCTATCAAAGAAGCTCGTGGGAGAAGATATTAGAGCTTTTGAAAATAAGCAGAAGAGAACTGCTAGCAGAGTCTATGGAAAAGAAGGTGAAATTGTTCAACCAGCAGTTCAATGAGATATGCAAAGCTCACTCTGAGTGGTTAATATTTGATGATGAGCTAAGGGGAGTTGTGGTAAAATCCGTAGAGAACACATTGTTGCCTACATATGGGACCTTTATTGGAATCATTCATGATGTTGTTGGTAAAGATGCTTATAAGTTCAATTGGTATGGAATTCAGAACATTCAAGATCGCTTGAGCCATTTGTTTTCTGTAAAAATTGCTGAGGGCTGA